CGAATCAAACCGTACTTCATCAGCAAGATCACGGATGACAAGGGCGGCATCCTGTTCGAAGCATCACCGGAGCGCGCGGGCATTGAGGGAGAAACAGTGCCCCCAAGCGGGCAAAAAGTGGCCGAACGCGTCATAGATCCGCGTAATGCGTTCATCATGTCCAGTCTTATGCGTGACGTTGTGCGCTATGGCACCGGCGCGGGCGCGATGGCACTCGGTCGAAACGACCTCGCCGGCAAAACCGGCACCACCAACGATCACTATGACGCGTGGTTCGCCGGATTCAATCCTGGCTTGGTGGCGATTGCGTGGATTGGTTACGACAACCCGACGGATCTGGGTGACAAAGAGACCGGCGGTCGCGCTGCCCTGCCTATATGGATGAACTATATGGCGAAGGCACTAAAAGGAACCAAGGAGCTTCCCTTCGAGCCGCCTGCCGGCATCGTCACGGTTCCGTTGCCGGGCGAAGTAACCAAGGATGGAAGACAGGTGATGGAATTCATCTATGCTGAATCGCAGTCGAGTCTGCATGAGGGGCCGACAGGTTTGCGCGAAGCCAACAAACCCTCCGAAGAAGTTAAAAACCAGATTTTCTGATTTCTCTGATGACGCACCGCAACAGACCGGCCGACAAGCCCGCGGCAAAACCCAATCATGTCCGGCTACAAGGCGATCGGGAACGGCAAACAAATACTCGAGACAACACAAAGGCACGCATTGCGCAATCGGCTGCGAGGCTAATCGCTGAAGGCCAGACTGACTACCAGGCGGCGAAGCGGAAGGCTGCCCGGCAGCACGGCGTAACGGATCGCCACGCATTGCCGGATAACCATGATGTCGAATTGGCGTTGCGGGAACACTTCGCATTGTTTTCCGCTGACGCCCAATCGCAGGCACTGGCTGCATTGCGCGAAACGGCGATTCGCCTGATGTCGCGGCTGGAACAGTTTTCGCCCTGGTTGGTCGGTGCGGTGCTGAACGGCACCGCCAATGCATTCAGCGAAATCGAGCTTGAATTAGTCGGCATTGAGCCAAAAGATTTCGAGATCTATCTCCTGAATGCTGGCGTCGAGTATGAACTATGTGACCCACCCCGCCCGCGGCGAGTATCGGCGGCTCAAAAGACCCACGGAAAATATTGCATGGAATTCGACGAAGCACCCGTCACTGTCACGTTATATGAACATCACGCTGCCAGATTGTCGGCAAATGCCGGCGACCCCATCAAGAACAATCGCGCGCAACGTGTGGAGGCAGAAAATCGATTCCTGCAAGAAAAAGCCAAACCCTAGAACCGGCGCGGCTCACAGGACACAAATGGCTGGAAACGACCGCCTGTAAAGGAGTTTGGCTTATGGCCGCTTGAGCAAACGTGAAGCCTCAAGTGCAAAGTAGGTGAGGATTCCGTCGGCACCGGCGCGCTTGAATCCAAGTAGTGATTCCATCATGCACGCCTCACCATCGAGCCACCCGTTTTGTGCGGCGGCTTTCAGCATCGCGTATTCGCCCGAGACTTGGTACACGAAGGTGGGTGCACCGAACGTGGTTTTGCAGCGTGCCACAATATCCAGGTACGGCATGCCCGGTTTCACCATCACCATATCAGCGCCCTCCTGCAAATCGAGCGCAATTTCCCGTAAGGCTTCATCAGAATTGCCCGGGTCCATCTGATAATTCTTTTTGTCACTCTTGCCGAGACTGCCGGCGGAGCCGACCGCGTCGCGGAAAGGCCCGTAAAACGCGCTGGCATACTTGGCGGAATAGGCCATGATCGCGGTATGAATGTAGCCTTGGGTGTCGAAAGCCCCCCGGATTGCGCCAATGCGCCCGTCCATCATGTCCGAAGGTGCGACGATGTCAACGCCCGCCTCGGCTTGGCAGAGCGCCTGCTTCTGCAGAACCGTGATCGTTTCGTCATTGAGGATGTAGCCCGAATTGTCGATCAGACCGTCCTGCCCGTGGGACGTATAGGGATCGAGCGCCACGTCACAGATCACGCCCAGTTGAGGAAAGCGCTGCTTCAGCTCGCGCACAGCGCGTGGCACGAGACCACGCGAATTGAAGGCTTCCGCGCCGTCAGCGGTTTTTAGCGATACGTCGATGACCGGAAACAGGGCGATCGCAGGAATACCAAGTCCGACGGCCTCTTCGCAGACCGGAAATAGCATGTCTACAGACATACGTTCAATCCCCGGCATGGATGCGACCGCCTGGCGCTGTTTCTTACCGTCAAGAACAAAAACGGGATAGATGAAATCCGCGGATGACAAAGAAGACTCGCGCACCATGTCGCGGAGAAAGCCCGTACGGCGCAAACGTCGCATCCTGCGGGCAGGGAATTGGCCAATATTCATGAGAGGTTCCGAATCGTCCTGATCGTCTAGTTCTACGCCCGCGCTGGAAAACGCGCTGAAGAACAGCGTCGCCGTGCGGGCAAAATATTGATATTGAACTTTTGCATTACGTCGCCATCATATCGTATGAGGGGTTCGCTCCTCCCCGCTTCACCTCCCTGAGCGGGTGCTTATATCGGGGTAAAACTTGATCTAGGCTGTTCCAAGGGCACGGGATACCCCTTTTCCCGTGCCCTTTTCTTCTTTCTGACCGGAATAGGTTGGATATGGGGCCTTATTACGCGCGTACGGCGACGTATTTCACGGACGTGCAGCCATTCGCATCAAGCGCAACATTATTATTCGATTCCGCCGTCGAACAATCGCTCAATTGCTTTCTCAGCTTCTTCGATACCTTCTTTCTTGAGGCTGGAAAAAAGCTGTGCTGTCACATGGTGATTTGCGGCCTGCATTTGTTTGATGACCTTGCGCAGCGTGAGTGCTTGCTCGCTTCTGGATAGCTTGTCCGACTTCGTCAGCAGGCAATGCACCGGTTTCCCTGTGGGCAGGTACCAATCCAGCAGTTTGACATCGAGTGATTTCAGGGGATGACGGGCATCCATAATGAGAACCAACCCCTTCAGCGCGACACGGGTGCTGACATAGGCTGCCATCACACTTTGCCAATGCGCTTTTACCCGCGCAGGGACTTCCGCATAGCCGTAGCCGGGCAGATCAACCAGCGTACGGTCGTCGCCCAAGGAGAAAAAATTGATCAACTGGGTGCGCCCAGGTGTTTTCGAGACGTATGCGAGACGCTTGTGATTGGCAAGCGTGTTGATCGCACTGGATTTGCCGGAATTGGACCGGCCCACAAATGCGACTTCACGGCCAACGTCCGGCAGTAATTGCTCAAGATCGTGGGCAGACGCCGTATAGACAGCGCGGTCAAACAGGCCCATGGTTTCCTCTTAGGGCGGGTTCAGATAAAATCATGGGTTCGAATCGTCAAAACAATCAAAGGTTGGCAATGAAGCGGATTCTTATGGCAGGTGCTCTGTCCCTCGGCGCGATGATGTCACACGCGAACACCGATACGGCAAAAGTGGCGGATTCAGCAAAGATCGCGCCCTCCAAAGCCGACATGATGGCACGCGGGCAGCAAATTGTCGGTACTGTTTGTGTCGCCTGCCATGGCCTCGATGGCATGAGTGCCATTTCAGCCAACCCGAATATTGCCGGAATGCCCGGGCAGTATATCGCGAGGCAGTTGGAGCTCTTCAAAACGGGTGTTCGAAACAATCCGATCATGCTGGGCATGTCCGCAAATCTGTCGCCAGAAGACATGCAAGCGCTGGGAATTTATTTTTTTTCGCAACGAGCTAAGGTCAATGCCGTTGCGCGAGACGCGACTCTCGCCGCCAAAGGCCAGAAAATCTACCGCGCAGGTATCCCTGAGCTTAAGGTGCCGGCCTGTGCGGGCTGCCATGGGGGCGCCGGTGCTGGAATCCCGGCGATTTACCCGCGCTTGGCTGGACAATGGCCCGAGTACACGCTTGCGCAATTGAAGCAATATACCGACGGGACGCGAAAGAATGCACAGATGAACACGATTACCAGCCGCATGCGCGACAACGATATGGCGGCGGTTGCCGAATATGTCGCCGGAATGCGAAGCCGGTAAGCGGGGAACAAACAAAGAATCCGGCTTACGCCGGATTTTTTTTGCCTTGCCCGGAATCGTCGAGCCGCCATGAGGATCGCGAATTGCCACTCATGCTCGGCTCAAAGAACTGTGCGCAGTTCCTGCCGACATGCTTGGCCCGATATAACGCAAGGTCTGCGCATTTCATCAATGATTCGCGATCGCGCGCATCGCGCGGAAAGAGGCTGATGCCGATGCTAGCAGTTACCTTTGCCCGATCAGTTGCCAACAAATAGTCCTGACTTAAGGCGCTGAGTAGTTTTTTTGCGACACGTCCCGCAGTGTTCTGATCGGACACCTGAGGGATGACAAGCAGAAATTCGTCGCCCCCCAAGCGGGCGATATAGTCCGAATCTCGGAGCTCGTGCTTGGCACGGCGGGCAACCTCTTTGAGCAGCGCATCCCCGGCGTCATGTCCAAGGCGATCGTTAACTGCCTTGAAACCGTCGAGATCGAGCAGGAGCAAGGCGAATCCACCCAGCGCAGCTTCGCCGTCCGCGTCATCCAGGCGCGCTGATATGTGTTCCATCACAGCCGGGCGATTAAACAGGTCGGTCAGCGAGTCGTGTGTTGCCTGATGAGCGATGCGGGTCTGGGAGGCGTGCTGCTCTTTGTTCAGCCGACGCAATGTTCCATAGAGAAATATGAGAATGAAAGCGGATGAGGAAATTAGCGCAAGTATCAGACGCCTGACCTTGTTTCCATACACGATCTGTTCAGTTTCCAGACCGTCTTGCATCAGGCGTGACTGTGCCAGCAACTCGTTCGAAATGACGACCAACTGGTCCAGCGGCTTATCAACAATAAGTGCGCGAACCAGTGACTGGGCCGCCGAAAATCCCTGCGCTTTTCTGGCATCAACAATTTTTTGCTCACGAGCAATAAATTGGTGCGCTGCGTGATAAAGCTCGGCAAAGTGGGCAGTCAATGCCGCATGTCCCTCATGCTTGCCAGACAAGTAGACTAGTTCGCGTTCAATTTCTGTCGTGCCTGCGCGATAACCTCCAAGATCTCGCTCGTCTCCGGTGATCGTGAATTGCTTTTCGCCGATGTCTAGCGCGAAGGCATTGAACCGAATCAGCTCAAGGCTGGAGATAATGCGTTGCGCGCGCAGAATTTTTTCGTTAGTGAGGATCAAACTTTCGGCGGAGACGACGGCGACCGTGGATACCGCCGCGATCGCGACCACCGCGAATACCAGTGCAGCGAGCGCAATATTGTCGATGGTCGCCTTGAGCTTCACGTCTGCCGTCAGGTGGGAGGCGACTCGCTGAACGCCGCACGTGCTGCATCGACGGTCGCCGCAATATCCGCGGATGTATGCGCGGACGAGACAAATCCAGCCTCAAACGCGGAGGGTGCAAGATAGATATCACGCCGTAACATGGCGTGGAAAAACCGGTTGAATCGGGTACGATCGCACAGCATGACATCCGCATAGCTTCTTGGTGCTGCGTTGGCAAAGTAAAGGCCAAACATGCCGCCCAGCGATGCAGCCGAAAACGCCACACCGGCGTCGCGCGCGGCGCCGACCAAACCAGCGGTCAATTCCGTGGTGCGTGCCCCAAGCCTGTCGAAAAACCCCGGTTGGGAAATCAGATCCAGCGTTTTCAGTCCTGCGGCGACTGCCACAGGATTGCCGGACAGTGTGCCCGCCTGATAGACCGGCCCAAGCGGCGCGAGATGCGCCATGATGTCGCGCCGGCCGCCAAATGCACCGACCGGCATGCCGCCTCCGATGACTTTGCCCAATGTCGTGAGGTCCGGAGTGATATTGAAATGACCCTGCGCCCCATGCAGGCCGACGCGAAAACCAGTCATCACCTCGTCAAAAATCAGCACCGCTCCGTGTCGCGTGCAAAGCTCGCGAAGCAGCGCCATGTATTCCGGGGTTGGCATGACGAAATTCATGTTACCGGCGACCGGCTCAATGATGACGCAGGCAATTTCAGCGCCGATCCTGTTGAACGTACTTTCCAGTTCTTCACCATTGTTGTACGTGAGCACAAGGGTATGTGCCACGACTTCGGCGGGTACGCCCGCCGAGCTGGGATTGCCGAAAGTCAACGCGCCAGATCCCGCCTTGACGAGCAGAGCATCGCCGTGCCCGTGATAGCAGCCTTCAAATTTGACAATCTTGCTGCGTCCGGTAAATCCTCGCGCCAGCCGGATGGCGCTCATGGTCGCCTCGGTACCGGAACTGACCAGCCGCACCTGCTCAAGCGAAGGCAACAGGCCACAAAGACGCTCGGCGATTTCCAGTTCCAGCTCCGTCGGGGCGCCAAAGGACATGCCCTTTGCCGCGCGCTCCTGCACCGCTCGAACGACCTCTGGATGCGCATGACCGAGTATGGCGGGCCCCCAAGATCCCACATAGTCGATGAAACGGTTGCCATCGGCATCCCACAGGTAGGCGCCTTTGCCTTCCCGAAAGAAAATGGGTGTGCCGCCTACCGCCTGGAAGGCGCGTACAGGTGAATTCACGCCACCCGGGATAAAGCGTTGTGACTGCTCAAATAGTTTTTGACTGTTCTTAAACATGGTCGGCAAAAAGTGAGGAGAGGAGTTGAGCCTGCGCGCGAATGTTGCCGGCGCCAAACAGCGACGAAATAACTGCAACGGCATCTGCGCCTGCGGCAATCAATTGTGGCGTATTTTCCACCGTGATGCCGCCAATTGCCACCACGGGGAGTGAAAGTTCACGTTTTGCCTGGCCGATCAAGAATAACTCAGCGCGGGTGGCGAAAGGCTTGCTCGTTGAAGGAAAGACGCTACCGAAGGCGATGTAATCCGCGTCAGCATCCACTGCAGCCCTGGCAACGTCCATGTCGTTGTAGCAGGATATTCCCACCAGAAACCGACCGTTTCGCGGGCTGGAATTTGACGCTCGTTGACGAAGAGGGTCGAAATTGACGAAAGTCCTGCCAATCGAACTGTCGTCGCGACCAAGATGAACCCCATCTGCCGACACCGCCAGCGCGAGCTCGATATCATCATTGATGATTAACCGCGTCGCGAACTCGCCCGTCAGATTGCGCAACGCCGAAGCTTGTTCGAGCGCTAGGATTTTGTCGGCTCGCTTGTTTCGATATTGCAGCAGGCGCACGCCGCCGGAAAGCGCCTCGCTGACTTGGGAAATCAGTAGAGGAGTACGTGCCTCGTCAGGGGTAATGGCATAGACACCCCGAATGCGCGGATCCACTCTATTTGCCCTTGATACTTGTGTGGCTTGCGATCGCAAAGTCACCGCAAAGAGCAGTTGGTGGCCCAGGCAAAAAGATCAATGCCGCACGCCGCGCGACATGGATTCCGGAATACCCGTGTCGCCTTCGTTGTCGTCATCCCGCGCCCAGAAAAGGCGATCTGGTATGAATTGCCCCATCCCCGGACGAAAGCCAAACTTAAGGGTTTGCCACGTGTAGTCCTGCGCTTCGCGCACCGCTTCGGAAATATCCATGCCACGGGCAACGGTGGCGGCGACGGCGGAAGCAAGCGTGCATCCGGAGCCATGGTAGCTGCCGGGCAATCTATGCCAGTTGTCGCTTCGCAGCAGACCCTTTTCGCAAAACAGCGTATTGATGACGTCGGGTGTTGACTCATGCGTTCCGGTCACAAGCACGAATTCCGCGCCCATTCCTATCAGCCGCATTGCCAGCTTTTCAATTCCCCCTTCGTCTTCGTCGTCGTCTTCCAGTACGAGCCGCCTCAATTCGGGTGTGTTGGGCGTGATGACGGTGCACTGCGGAATGAGCAGTTCGCGGATCGCAGAAAGAGTATCTTCACTGGCGAATTCATCACCACGAGTGGACGCAAGAACAGGGTCCAGTATCAGCGGAATTTCAGGATAATCGGAGACAATCTCGGCGATGGCAGAGACGTTCTCAACACTGCCCAATACGCCGATCTTGAACGCGGCCACCGGGATATCTTCGAGAATCGAGCGTGCCTGATCGGCGACCCAGTCGGCATCGATCGGCAGGATATCTTCCACGCCGGATGTGTCTTGCACGGTAATGGCCGTTATGACTGACAGCGGGTGACATCCCATGCTCGCAAGTGTGAGAATATCTGCCTGAATCCCGGCGCCGCCGGAGGGGTCGGTGGCAGCAAAGCTGAGTACGGCTGGGGGGGCTTTGTGAAAGTCGGGCATGAGAAATATGTGGATGTCGAAGTCAGTTAGCGATTTCAAACGACAACCGATATGATGCCAGCCCTTAAGTGCAATTTCTGGAAGACTTGATGATGCATTGTAGCCTTGAAAGGCAGTCATGACGGCAGCGACAGAATACAAAACCTGGATGTGCCTCGTCTGCGGCCTGATTTACGAAGAATCGGCAGGATGGCCCGATGATGGAATTCCCCCCGGCACGAGGTGGGAAGACGTGCCAATCAGTTGGTGTTGTCCCGAATGCGGCGCACGCAAGGAAGATTTTGAATTGGTCGAAATTTAGCAACAATTGGCAGGATTCAAAGTTATCAAACTTGTTGATAAATATGCGTTTGCTCATTGATACTAAAAGAAAAACACGATAATCTCCTGCTGTTGCGAAAATCGCCAACCGCCAGCGCTTGGCGCGGTGATTTTGCTGACGATGCAGCCATTTAGCGGGTACGATGGCAACTTGCGAGACAAAGCGGACCTCCAGCACGTAAAGAGCCGCCAGGAAAACGGGACGTGGCAGACGCGAAACCTTTATCAGGCGTACGAGTGATGGTGATAGACGATTCCAATACGATTCGTCGATCGGCCGAGATATTCCTGATGCAGGCCGGCTGTCAGGTGATCTTGGCCGAGAACGGCTTTGATGCGCTTGCAAAGATCGCCGATCACCAGCCAGATTTGATTTTTGTGGACATCATGATGCCGAGGCTCGATGGGTATCAGACTTGTGCGCTAATCAAAAAAAATGCCAAACATAAATCCACGCCAGTCATTATGCTGTCCTCAAAAGACAGCTTGTTCGATCGTGCGCGCGGTCGCATGGTCGGGTCAGACGAATACCTGACCAAGCCCTTTTCGAAGGAAAGCTTGCTTAGGACCGTGGAAGTCCATCGCGGCGATCGAGTGGGCGGATTATCACCATCCAATGCCGTATAGCGGCTCAACTTCATCCTAATTTCCGTATCACCTGTAACCGATTGGAGTAAACATGGCCATCAAGAAAATTCTCATCGTTGATGATTCCCCGACAGAACGCGCATTCCTTGAAGGGGTGTTGACGAAAGCAGGCTACACCGTGGTGCTGGCCATTAGTGGTGAGGAGGGTGTGGAGCGAGCCAAGGCGGAGGTTCCGGACCTGATCCTGATGGATGTTGTGATGCCGGGTCTCAATGGCTTCCAGGCCACGCGCGCGATCACGCGCGAAGAAACGACCAAGAATATTCCTGTATTTATCTGCACAACGAAGGATCAGGAAACCGACAAGATTTGGGGCATGCGTCAGGGCGCAAAAGATTACATTGTCAAACCAGTTAACGGACCCGAGCTAATCGCCAAGATCAAGGCGTTGGGTTAGCCACCATCCACCATGGCACGTAAAACCAGTCTTCGTGAATTTCAGCAGAATGTAGCGCAGCGCATTCGCGATCTGGCATCGCAGAAGACCGCCGCATCCAAGCTCGGCTTTCAGGTGGGCACGGAGAACTGGCTGGTCACGCTGTCGGATGTCTCCGAGGTGATCCCGGTGCCCAATACGGTTGCCGTCCCCATGACGTGTCCGTGGTTCCGCGGTGTAGCAAACATCCGCGGAAAACTTTACTCGGTGGTGGATTTTGCCGCGTTCCAGGGTGAAAGCGCAATCGGGCCAGGCACGGAAAGGCGGGTCGTTCTGATTACTGACCGGTTGATTGAAGGCTCTGGTCTGATGGTCACCAGAATGCTCGGGCTGCGAAATCCTGACCAATTCGCCATGGAGCCTGTTCAAAGTGGCGCACTCGACCGGCGACCGTGGATCAAAGCAACATATTGCGACCCGGGCGGTACCCTTTGGCATGAGTTGGATGTTCCGGTACTGGTCAGCCACAGCCAATTCCTGGAAGTGGGTAGCCGGGCAGGCGAACAACGTGCGGCGTCCTTAGCCGTTTCCGCAGCGTCGTCTTCACGATAGCGTGCAAATCCAGTTGCAATAAGAAAGTAACGGAGAAGTCACATGGCACTCAAATTTCCATCATCCTTGACAAACAAGGATAAGAAGCCGGCAGCAGGAACGACGGCACCAGCGGCCAAACCGGCGCGGCGCGAAAAATCCACCTTCTCGTTTTTCAGTTTTCTGAACCGCGGCAAAACCTCTGCTGGCGGCACCAAGACGCAGGGCAAGAGCCTGGCGCCGGCGGCATCTCCCGCTACGTCCGGATTCGGGCAGACCGGTGATCAGACGCGCAAGATCAAGGCGGAAGTTGCCGCCAACCAGCTAGGCAAATCCAAGAAATATGGCGGCGTATTCAAGCTCCCGTTGATCGGCGACCGTCCGGCTGAGCAGCAACTACCAATTTTGTTGATTGCGGCGGGCATTTTCGGTGCACTGGCTATTGGCTCCAGCATTCTGGATGCTATCAATCGCGGAAATATGGCCGCCTATACCAACATCACGTCGCAGCTTCAGTTTCACACCCAGCGGCTGGCGAAATCCGCTGGTCTGGCGGCGCGTGGTGATCCGATCTCTTTCCCGCAACTGCAGGATAGTCGCGACGAATTTCAGCGCTATCTTGAGGTGCTGAATAACGGGGGCGAGGCATTCTCGACAAGTGTTCCATCGGCCAAAATCAGCGAGGAGCTAACCTCTCGCCTTGAAGAGCTGACCAAGCGATTTGTCGATGGCTCGAGTGCGGCAACCTCCATACTCTCCGCCAAGACCGACTTGGTCGATTTGTCGCGCAACATCGCGCAAGTCCGTGCCGGCGCCGAGGAGCTTGCCGCACTTTCGCAGGATTTGACCGGATTGATGCAGCAGTCCGGTATTCCGCCAACACAGGTGTTGAAGGCGAATCGCCTGACCTTCCTTGCTGAACGGCTCGGTCGCGGTTCGGCGGAAATTCTGGGTGCCGACGTTATTGATCCGGAAGTACCGTTTCTGATGGGGAAAGACACCAACGACTTTCGCGAGTTGATCAAAGCACTGGAGTCTGGCTCCGACGCGTTGGGCATTTCCTCGCTGCGTGACGGAGATGCCCGATCCAAGGTGGTCAAATTGCGCGAGCAATTCGCCGGGTTTGAAAAAAACGTCGGGCCGATACTCGGTAACGTGCAAAAGCTGGTTTCCGCGCGTCAGTCCGGGCGCGCACTGCAGCAAGGATCAGAGCAACTGCTTTCCAATGTGGAGCAATTGCAGGTTTCGTTCGCCGCCGAAAGGAAATCTGCTGCGCTGTACCTGGCGATTTTGTTTGGCGCGATTTCGTTGATATTTCTTGCGCTGATTGCGGTCGTGTTTCTCGCCGACGCGCGCAAACGCGCGGCGGCGTCCGAAGCGGAAAATAAGCGTAACCAGGAAGCTATTTTGCGTTTGCTCAATGAAATGGGCGATCTCGCCGACGGCGACTTGACCATACGTGCCAAGGTGACCGAAGACATTACCGGCGCGATCGCGGATTCGATGAATTACACCATTGATGAGTTACGTACCTTGGTAAGCGGAGTCAACAACGCTTCCACACAGGTATCGGCCAAATCCCTGCAGGCCCAGGCGGTCTCGGTGCAACTGCTTGATGCGGCGGAAAAGCAGTCGAAAGAAATTCAAGGTACCACGCAAGAGGTGTTGAACGTGGCCGAGACGCTGACCAAAGTTTCGTCAAACGCCGAAGAGTCTTCGCAGGTTGCCATGCGTTCACTCGCCGCCGCGGACAAAGGGCGCTTGGCGGTACAGAACTCCATTTCAGGCATGAATGATATTCGCGATCAAATTCAGGAAACATCCAAGCGTATCAAGCGCCTCGGCGAGAGTTCGCAGGAAATTGGTGAAATAGTCGAGCTTATTTCCGACATTACCGAACAAACAAACGTGCTTGCGCTGAACGCCGCCATCCAGGCCGCGTCGGCCGGCGAGGCCGGGCGGGGCTTTTCAGTGGTTGCGGAAGAAGTGCAGCGGCTGGCTGAACGATCTGGCGAGGCGACGAAGCAGATTGGCGCCATCGTGAAAACAATTCAGGCCGATACGCAGGACGCGGTGGCCGCGATGGAAAAGTCCACCACGGGTGTGGTGGAAGGAGCAAAGCTTTCCGATGCGGCTGGTCAGGCGCTGACAGAAATCGACTCCGTGACAAAGAATCTGGCCTCGCTGATTCAGAAGATTTCCACCGACACACAGGCGCAGGCTTCGTCGGCCAACAAGGTGGCGCGCAGTATGCAAGAAATTCTGGAAATTAATCGCCAGACCACGGCGGGTACGCAGCAGACGGCGACTTCAATTAAAGAGCTTGCGGATGTAGCCAGCGATCTGAAGGCGTCCGTCTCGGGTTTCAAACTGTAGCCGGACGCGGCTCTCCCAGTGGTGACTTTGTACATGCGTTTTCGTCCTTCAATCTAAATGCCAGCCATTCCAACTTCGACGTTTGACATTGGCCCGCTTTCCTGGGTCAAGGCGGAGATCGAGCACTCGCTTACCGAGGCTCGATCACATCTCGACCGTCTTGCTACCGATCCCGGGGACGACAAGGCGGCCAAGTATGTCGCGACGCATTTACATCAGGTGACGGGCGCGTTATCGATGGTCGGATTGGGCGCGGCCACGCGATTCAATGAAGAAATCGAGAAACTCGTCGAGTCCTTGGAAAGTGATCCGGACGCCCGCGCCAGTGCGCCCCAACGGATCGCCGCCGCCCGAAAAGGCACGATTGCACTTTCGTCCTACCTTGATACATTGATGTCGGGGGAAACCGATCGACCGATGATGTTGGCGCCCGCATATCTGCAGGTGAATCGCGCCCGCGGTGCGACAGATGCTTCGGAGAGCGACCTGTTCTCACCGGATCTGAGCCGCTCTATCGCGTTGCCGGAAGATACTGTGGCGTTGCCCAAATCCGCCATGCTTTC
The Betaproteobacteria bacterium genome window above contains:
- a CDS encoding chemotaxis protein CheW is translated as MARKTSLREFQQNVAQRIRDLASQKTAASKLGFQVGTENWLVTLSDVSEVIPVPNTVAVPMTCPWFRGVANIRGKLYSVVDFAAFQGESAIGPGTERRVVLITDRLIEGSGLMVTRMLGLRNPDQFAMEPVQSGALDRRPWIKATYCDPGGTLWHELDVPVLVSHSQFLEVGSRAGEQRAASLAVSAASSSR
- a CDS encoding type IV pili methyl-accepting chemotaxis transducer N-terminal domain-containing protein — encoded protein: MALKFPSSLTNKDKKPAAGTTAPAAKPARREKSTFSFFSFLNRGKTSAGGTKTQGKSLAPAASPATSGFGQTGDQTRKIKAEVAANQLGKSKKYGGVFKLPLIGDRPAEQQLPILLIAAGIFGALAIGSSILDAINRGNMAAYTNITSQLQFHTQRLAKSAGLAARGDPISFPQLQDSRDEFQRYLEVLNNGGEAFSTSVPSAKISEELTSRLEELTKRFVDGSSAATSILSAKTDLVDLSRNIAQVRAGAEELAALSQDLTGLMQQSGIPPTQVLKANRLTFLAERLGRGSAEILGADVIDPEVPFLMGKDTNDFRELIKALESGSDALGISSLRDGDARSKVVKLREQFAGFEKNVGPILGNVQKLVSARQSGRALQQGSEQLLSNVEQLQVSFAAERKSAALYLAILFGAISLIFLALIAVVFLADARKRAAASEAENKRNQEAILRLLNEMGDLADGDLTIRAKVTEDITGAIADSMNYTIDELRTLVSGVNNASTQVSAKSLQAQAVSVQLLDAAEKQSKEIQGTTQEVLNVAETLTKVSSNAEESSQVAMRSLAAADKGRLAVQNSISGMNDIRDQIQETSKRIKRLGESSQEIGEIVELISDITEQTNVLALNAAIQAASAGEAGRGFSVVAEEVQRLAERSGEATKQIGAIVKTIQADTQDAVAAMEKSTTGVVEGAKLSDAAGQALTEIDSVTKNLASLIQKISTDTQAQASSANKVARSMQEILEINRQTTAGTQQTATSIKELADVASDLKASVSGFKL